A genomic region of Phragmites australis chromosome 2, lpPhrAust1.1, whole genome shotgun sequence contains the following coding sequences:
- the LOC133909511 gene encoding uncharacterized protein LOC133909511 — protein sequence MTGTISKLAAPRPVAPPLPPASLRSAALAFAPAARRVRVSLAGRTRSPIIAMASAKERNGAPTKRTRLHDLYELQGLSPWYDNLCRPVTDLLPLIASGVRGVTSNPTIFQKAISSSSAYDEQFKQLISAGKDAESAYWELVIKDIQDACKLFESIYDETDGADGYVSVEVSPRLANDTQGTVEAAKWLHKVVNCPNVYIKIPATAECVPSIREVISNGISVNVTLIFSIARYEAVIDAYLDGLEASGLSDLSRVTSVASFFVSRVDTLIDKLLEKIGTPEALALRGKAAVAQAKLANQLYQKKFSGPRWEALAKKGARKQRLLWASTGVKNPAYPDTLYVDSLIGPDTVNTMPDQALQAFIDHGTISRTVDANVSEAEGLYSALEKLGIDWEGVGKQLELEGVDSFKKSFDSLLVSLQEKGNTLKTANV from the exons ATGACCGGCACGATCTCCAAGCTGGCGGCGCCCAGGCCGGTGgcgccgccgctcccgccgGCGTCCCTCCGCTCCGCCGCGCTCGCCTTCGCCCCCGCCGCGCGCCGGGTCCGCGTCTCCCTCGCCGGCCGAACCAGGAGCCCCATCAT TGCGATGGCTTCTGCCAAGGAAAGGAACGGTGCCCCAACCAAGAGGACCAGGCTTCACGATCTTTATGAGCTTCAGGGTCTGTCGCCGTGGTATGACAATCTCTGCCGTCCTGTCACCGATCTACTGCCACTTATTGCCAGTGGTGTTCGCGGAGTCACAAGCAACCCTACG ATTTTCCAAAAAGCCATTTCATCATCCAGCGCATACGATGAGCAGTTCAAGCAGCTCATATCAGCTGGAAAGGATGCAGAGAGCGCTTATTGGGAACTCGTTATAAAGGATATCCAAGACGCATGCAAACTTTTTGAGTCTATCTATGACGAGACTGATGGAGCTGATGGCTATGTCTCCGTGGAGGTGTCTCCTAGGTTGGCAAATGACACTCAAGGAACTGTCGAAGCTGCGAAGTGGTTACACAAAGTGGTCAACTGCCCTAATGTCTACATAAAGATCCCTGCTACTGCAGAATGTGTTCCTTCTATCCGGGAAGTCATCTCTAATGGCATAAGTGTCAACGTCACA CTTATTTTCTCGATCGCAAGATATGAGGCTGTGATCGATGCTTACCTTGATGGGCTAGAGGCTTCCGGTTTGAGTGACTTGTCCCGAGTGACCAGTGTAGCATCATTCTTTGTCAGCCGAGTCGACACCCTTATCGACAAATTGCTCGAGAAGATTGGAACACCTGAGGCGCTTGCTCTGAGAGGAAAG GCTGCGGTAGCACAGGCGAAACTAGCAAATCAGCTCTACCAGAAGAAATTCTCTGGCCCAAGGTGGGAGGCTTTGGCCAAGAAGGGTGCCAGGAAGCAGAGGCTGCTGTGGGCATCCACCGGTGTCAAGAATcctgcttatcctgacaccctttaTGTGGACAGTCTCATTGGACCTGACACG GTCAATACAATGCCCGACCAAGCTTTGCAGGCATTCATAGACCATGGCACTATTTCAAGGACAGTTGATGCAAATGTGTCTGAGGCGGAAGGTTTATACAGCGCCCTGGAGAAGCTGGGTATCGATTGGGAGGGGGTCGGGAAACAGCTTGAGCTGGAAGGTGTGGACTCCTTCAAGAAGAGCTTTGACAGCCTTCTCGTGAGCCTGCAGGAGAAGGGCAACACCCTGAAGACGGCTAATGTGTAG